The following proteins are co-located in the Pseudomonas synxantha genome:
- a CDS encoding YebC/PmpR family DNA-binding transcriptional regulator, protein MGAQWKVKHKEAAANAKGKIFGKLVKEITIAARNGADTATNAHLRLVVEQAKKASMPKETLDRAIKKGAGLLGETVQYHRVTYEGFAPHQVPLIVECVTDNINRTVAEIRVAFRKGQLGASGSVAWDFNHVGLIEASPDTPDADPEMAAIEAGAQDFEDGEEEGTTLFITETTDLDAVQKALPEQGFTVLSAKLGYLSKNPVSGLTDEQMAEVEAFLEGLDNHDDVQDMFVGLAG, encoded by the coding sequence ATGGGCGCACAGTGGAAAGTCAAACATAAAGAAGCGGCAGCCAATGCCAAGGGCAAGATCTTCGGCAAGCTGGTGAAAGAAATCACCATCGCCGCCCGTAACGGTGCCGATACCGCGACCAACGCGCACCTGCGCCTGGTGGTGGAGCAAGCCAAGAAAGCCTCGATGCCCAAGGAAACCCTGGACCGCGCGATCAAGAAGGGCGCCGGTCTGCTCGGTGAAACCGTGCAGTACCATCGCGTGACCTACGAAGGTTTCGCCCCGCACCAGGTGCCGTTGATTGTCGAGTGCGTGACCGACAACATCAACCGCACCGTCGCGGAAATCCGCGTGGCATTCCGCAAGGGCCAACTGGGCGCTTCTGGCTCGGTGGCCTGGGACTTCAACCATGTCGGGCTGATCGAAGCTTCGCCGGATACCCCGGACGCGGATCCGGAAATGGCCGCCATTGAAGCCGGCGCCCAGGACTTCGAAGACGGTGAAGAAGAGGGCACCACCCTGTTCATCACCGAAACCACCGACCTGGATGCCGTGCAAAAGGCCTTGCCGGAGCAGGGTTTCACCGTGCTGTCGGCCAAATTGGGCTACCTCTCGAAGAACCCGGTCAGTGGCTTGACGGATGAGCAGATGGCCGAAGTCGAGGCGTTCCTGGAAGGCCTGGACAACCATGATGATGTGCAGGATATGTTTGTTGGCCTGGCTGGCTAG